The Cyprinus carpio isolate SPL01 chromosome A19, ASM1834038v1, whole genome shotgun sequence genome has a segment encoding these proteins:
- the LOC109057899 gene encoding eomesodermin-like has translation MQLESILPGASVNLPKTFYNLSSSSESTNNSPGSTQIDFQDMDRTETEQSSGAKKFLSGGSALMDETDRESFTGTKAAAAAAAPDARKSSPVIGGDDELSSARRYNIDELGTDRYFISSTQPSSDVTNPCSLFPYGGQTGSVYSGSNGSRYSSSLHYGSVLPPAGFSSAVCASRSQFGSGYQFGQGPGCLYPSYPGPGSSLSSMPIPGSGSAARAQVYLCNRPLWLKFHRHQTEMIITKQGRRMFPFLSFNITGLNLTAHYNVFVEVVLADPNHWRFQGGKWVTCGKADNNMQGNKVYVHPESPNTGAHWMRQEISFGKLKLTNNKGANNNNTQMIVLQSLHKYQPRLHIVEVTEDGVEDMSNEAKTQTFTFPENQFIAVTAYQNTDITQLKIDHNPFAKGFRDNYDSMYTAPESDRLTPSPTDSPRSHQIVPGARYAMQPFFQDQFVNNLPQNHRFYASERAVPQTNGLLSPQSEDSAAGSASAQRWFVQQSGASSKLDLSYDSEYSASSLLPYGIKPLPLQSPHALSYYPESAFASMAAGWSSRSSYPRKMTTGLPWSPRPSPPAYTDDLLSSKDKLQDESSTGAPTSGSTGPWMEAPPVLKAVDSGDTSGYSMVCKRRRISPGGSSTDASPTIKCEDLSSEEYNKESHKAMGYYAFYTSP, from the exons ATGCAGTTAGAAAGCATCCTCCCTGGCGCATCTGTAAACTTACCCAAGACCTTCTATAACCTGTCGTCGTCCTCAGAGAGCACCAACAACAGCCCGGGGTCAACGCAGATAGACTTTCAGGACATGGACCGGACTGAAACCGAGCAGAGCTCCGGGGCTAAGAAGTTTTTGAGCGGTGGGAGCGCGCTGATGGATGAGACTGACAGAGAGAGCTTCACCGGGACTAAAGCAGCAGCGGCGGCCGCCGCACCGGACGCGCGGAAAAGTTCTCCGGTGATCGGTGGAGATGATGAGCTGTCCAGCGCCCGCCGTTACAACATCGACGAGCTTGGCACTGATCGCTATTTTATATCCTCGACCCAACCGAGTTCCGACGTCACCAACCCGTGCTCTCTCTTTCCGTACGGAGGCCAGACCGGGTCGGTGTACAGCGGCTCGAACGGGTCCAGGTATTCGTCGTCTCTGCATTACGGCTCGGTTCTTCCGCCCGCGGGGTTCTCCTCCGCCGTGTGCGCCAGTCGCAGTCAGTTTGGAAGCGGCTATCAGTTTGGACAGGGTCCCGGGTGCCTGTACCCGTCCTACCCCGGACCGGGCTCCAGTTTGAGCTCGATGCCCATCCCGGGTTCGGGCTCCGCGGCGAGGGCGCAGGTTTACCTGTGTAACAGACCGCTGTGGCTCAAATTCCACCGCCATCAGACCGAGATGATCATCACCAAACAGGGCAG GCGAATGTTCCCTTTTCTGAGTTTTAATATCACCGGACTGAACCTGACGGCGCATTATAACGTGTTTGTGGAGGTTGTTCTGGCCGATCCTAACCACTGGAGATTTCAGGGCGGAAAATGGGTCACCTGCGGGAAAGCGGACAACAACATGcaag gaaACAAGGTTTATGTTCACCCAGAATCACCAAACACTGGAGCACACTGGATGAGACAAGAAATATCATTCGGAAAACTGAAGCTAACCAACAACAAGGGCGCAAATAACAACAATACTCAG ATGATCGTCCTGCAGTCCCTGCATAAATACCAGCCTCGGCTGCACATCGTGGAGGTGACAGAGGATGGTGTGGAGGACATGAGCAACGAAGCTAAAACACAAACCTTCACTTTCCCTGAAAACCAGTTCATCGCTGTAACGGCTTACCAGAACACCGAT ATCACACAGCTCAAGATCGACCACAACCCCTTTGCAAAAGGCTTCAGAGACAATTATGATTC GATGTACACGGCTCCAGAGAGCGACAGACTGACGCCCTCTCCTACTGATTCTCCGCGGTCGCACCAGATTGTCCCCGGCGCCCGCTATGCAATGCAGCCCTTCTTCCAAGACCAGTTTGTAAACAACCTGCCGCAAAACCACCGCTTCTACGCCAGCGAGCGTGCCGTGCCACAGACCAACGGCCTGCTTTCTCCTCAGAGCGAAGACTCTGCTGCAGGCTCGGCTTCGGCTCAGCGCTGGTTCGTCCAGCAAAGTGGGGCGTCCAGCAAACTGGACCTGTCCTATGACAGCGAGTACTCAGCCTCCAGCCTCCTGCCATACGGCATCAAGCCACTTCCGCTCCAGAGTCCGCATGCGCTCAGCTACTACCCCGAGTCAGCCTTCGCTTCCATGGCGGCCGGCTGGAGCAGCAGGAGTTCATATCCGAGGAAGATGACCACCGGCCTGCCCTGGTCTCCTCGACCGAGCCCTCCGGCGTACACCGATGACCTGCTGTCCTCTAAAGACAAGCTGCAGGACGAGAGCTCCACGGGGGCCCCCACGTCTGGCAGCACCGGCCCCTGGATGGAGGCCCCGCCGGTGCTGAAGGCCGTAGACTCGGGGGACACCAGCGGATACTCAATGGTGTGTAAGAGGCGGCGCATTTCACCCGGTGGTTCCAGTACAGACGCTTCGCCCACTATAAAGTGTGAGGACTTGAGCTCTGAGGAATACAATAAAGAGAGCCATAAAGCCATGGGTTATTACGCCTTCTACACGAGCCCTTAA